A region from the Gemmatimonadota bacterium genome encodes:
- a CDS encoding ATP-binding protein — protein sequence MKSLERSPGHAWAALLALFGWLRWPSWLWIPVALVALAAGWLHGRWRGLPATLLTLLLGLASVVAAVGLRSLTRIGNDWPTFWAAEEERAGEALQQRMEALIAEGNDALAVLSRGSAGDVPEADVLDQLRRRSGLSALAVYDPAGVPLVWSGLHHGPVPERVRTGARSYDYGESPLFGYLYFTLPREAGDGTAVGAVLLRADLPRSLASEAREDFSSRFEVDTGEEIRITTVERVQGPGVWDFRWQEETLFSMQVVRPAQAERQRDTFARWSRWVLGLAILAWLFLVRVSPPARRVRIVAVAVALVAGFLPFDRLFGAFPFFSPADYLLPGPLPFSLGRVLLIVGAAALLLGVAGLPSARWGVWIAGVGGGIGLPLLTGWLGGGVSTSILAGPEPRWIVYAMVLSTAATVWLVLAFSLGRPRRGDRGVRLGWLALALVANALAGLGLAARVQFGLAVPALWLGAWAPGLALASAGLGSREGRHRLLLTVAVAGVLAASAVAPFVWSQRTHARMEVAETEMRHLGSASDPYVEFLLERLGEELWRLQPELERPIELLYEAWESSGLSEVEAPIWLTLWTEDNLPREVLPIGVGTAAPVFETSELDRARTATSSLIRRVDRPEVLYLATYPLRDGMVGSAVLPPRRDVAGASPLGPLFSGVERTGRGPLSLVPLGDDEPGAGEAVDWYFTNEGLTGERIVRFPEGDYRARYRLALAGPFLMVVRGTLLLALALGLAGILFGLGASARTRPGRLGIPWTGVVTSFRGRVTLALFGFFLLSTLVIGVLALQTLSRAADRTAEALATRGVEEAAEAYPGPGRALGPLATQIGADLLLYRDGALLEGAVLELVELGIYPGWLPIGVHRSLAEGRTLTSSVPGRLGGWQYVMAYRALGGGRVLASPASLQVGATALRRRETLDVLGFTILLGGALSLALAFLVGRTLTRPIETLRVASERVGAGNLETRLTEERDDEFGTVFQAFNRMVARLRATREALTRTTRRTQAIVEEAATGVIALDPEGRVVLVNPRAEGILGTDLVLGETVPGDRGERAAELGRWIERFFEDGLPEGTVEFSFGERRVRVRGRRISRAEPLGGAVFSLADVTDEMRAERVLAWGEMARQIAHEVKNPLTPIKLGVQHLQRAWRDGADDYGNVLERNANAILTEIDRLAQIAGSFSRFSAPGGEGGGAPIERVELAPVVADLLALYETSDRGVQFRSTVPDGLPPVQARESELKEVLVNLLENAREAVGSEGRVEVRAAALPGQVELAVVDDGVGISEADLARVFEPRFSTRSRGTGLGLAIVRRLIESWGGSVEAESELGRGTTIRMTLLPWAGEAETGGSRGEARA from the coding sequence GTGAAGTCCCTGGAACGGAGCCCCGGCCACGCGTGGGCCGCGCTGCTGGCGCTGTTCGGCTGGCTGCGTTGGCCGTCCTGGCTATGGATTCCGGTGGCCCTGGTGGCGTTGGCGGCGGGCTGGCTGCACGGTCGCTGGCGCGGCCTCCCGGCTACGCTGCTCACCCTCCTGCTCGGACTCGCCAGCGTGGTGGCCGCGGTTGGGCTGCGCTCGCTGACCCGCATCGGGAACGACTGGCCCACCTTCTGGGCCGCCGAAGAGGAGAGAGCGGGCGAGGCGCTGCAGCAGCGGATGGAGGCGCTCATCGCGGAGGGGAACGACGCGTTGGCGGTGCTGTCGCGGGGATCTGCTGGAGACGTGCCCGAGGCTGACGTGCTGGATCAGCTGCGCCGGCGCTCGGGCCTGTCCGCGCTCGCCGTGTACGACCCGGCCGGAGTCCCCCTCGTGTGGTCGGGCTTGCACCACGGACCGGTCCCCGAGCGCGTCCGCACTGGAGCTCGCAGCTACGACTACGGCGAGAGTCCGCTGTTCGGATACCTCTACTTCACGCTTCCACGCGAGGCGGGGGACGGAACCGCGGTGGGCGCCGTCCTGCTGAGGGCAGATCTTCCCCGCTCATTGGCATCTGAGGCGCGAGAGGATTTCTCCTCGCGCTTCGAAGTGGATACGGGTGAGGAGATCCGCATCACCACCGTGGAGCGGGTGCAAGGGCCGGGAGTCTGGGACTTCCGGTGGCAGGAGGAGACGCTCTTCAGCATGCAGGTGGTTCGACCTGCGCAGGCGGAACGGCAGCGTGACACTTTCGCCCGCTGGTCGCGGTGGGTGCTCGGTCTGGCGATCCTGGCGTGGCTGTTCCTGGTGCGGGTGAGCCCGCCCGCACGGCGGGTGCGCATCGTGGCCGTCGCCGTGGCGCTGGTGGCGGGCTTTCTGCCGTTCGATCGGCTGTTCGGCGCCTTCCCGTTCTTCTCTCCGGCCGACTATCTGTTGCCGGGCCCGCTGCCCTTCTCGCTGGGACGGGTCCTGCTGATCGTTGGCGCTGCTGCTCTGCTGCTGGGTGTCGCTGGTCTACCGTCCGCACGCTGGGGGGTCTGGATCGCGGGGGTGGGTGGCGGAATCGGGCTGCCTCTCCTCACGGGATGGCTGGGTGGCGGAGTCTCTACGTCGATCCTCGCGGGTCCGGAACCGCGTTGGATCGTCTACGCGATGGTTCTCAGCACGGCGGCCACGGTCTGGTTGGTGCTGGCGTTCTCGTTGGGCCGGCCCCGGCGCGGCGACCGTGGTGTGCGCCTCGGGTGGCTTGCCCTGGCGCTGGTGGCGAACGCGCTGGCGGGGCTTGGTCTGGCAGCCCGTGTGCAGTTCGGCCTTGCGGTCCCCGCGCTCTGGCTCGGCGCCTGGGCTCCGGGTCTGGCCCTGGCCAGTGCGGGGCTGGGGAGCCGGGAGGGGCGGCATCGCTTGCTCCTCACCGTGGCGGTCGCCGGCGTGCTGGCGGCCTCGGCGGTCGCCCCGTTCGTGTGGTCGCAGCGTACGCACGCACGGATGGAAGTTGCCGAGACCGAGATGCGGCATCTGGGCTCCGCGTCGGATCCTTATGTCGAGTTCTTGCTCGAGCGCCTGGGCGAGGAGTTGTGGCGGCTGCAGCCGGAGCTGGAGCGTCCCATCGAGCTGCTCTACGAGGCATGGGAGAGCTCCGGGCTTTCCGAGGTGGAGGCCCCCATCTGGCTCACGCTCTGGACCGAGGACAACCTGCCCCGGGAGGTGCTTCCCATCGGCGTGGGGACCGCGGCCCCCGTGTTCGAGACGAGCGAGCTCGACCGCGCCCGTACAGCCACGTCGTCTCTCATCCGGCGGGTGGATCGCCCCGAGGTCCTCTACCTGGCCACCTACCCGCTACGCGATGGCATGGTGGGCAGTGCGGTGCTACCGCCGCGCCGTGACGTGGCCGGCGCCTCTCCGCTCGGCCCACTGTTCTCCGGTGTCGAGCGGACCGGTCGGGGCCCGCTTTCCCTTGTGCCGCTGGGTGACGACGAGCCGGGGGCGGGCGAGGCGGTGGACTGGTACTTCACCAACGAGGGCCTGACCGGAGAGCGGATCGTTCGCTTTCCGGAAGGGGACTACCGCGCCCGCTACCGCTTGGCGCTGGCCGGACCGTTCCTCATGGTCGTGCGGGGCACGTTGTTGCTGGCACTGGCCCTCGGTCTGGCAGGCATCCTCTTCGGGCTGGGCGCCTCCGCGCGGACCCGTCCGGGTCGGCTGGGGATTCCCTGGACCGGTGTGGTCACGTCGTTCCGAGGCCGGGTCACACTCGCGCTCTTCGGATTCTTCCTGCTTTCCACGTTGGTGATCGGCGTGCTCGCGCTGCAGACCCTTTCACGGGCTGCGGATCGAACGGCCGAGGCGCTGGCGACCCGCGGCGTCGAGGAAGCGGCTGAAGCCTATCCCGGTCCCGGCCGGGCGCTCGGCCCGCTCGCGACGCAGATCGGCGCCGATCTCCTGCTGTATCGCGATGGAGCCTTGCTGGAGGGGGCCGTGCTCGAGTTGGTGGAGTTGGGCATCTATCCCGGATGGCTCCCGATCGGCGTGCATCGGTCCCTGGCCGAGGGGCGGACGCTGACCTCTTCCGTGCCGGGCCGCCTGGGCGGTTGGCAGTACGTGATGGCCTACCGCGCGCTCGGTGGGGGGCGCGTCCTGGCGTCGCCCGCGAGCCTCCAGGTGGGAGCCACCGCCCTGCGCCGTCGCGAGACGCTCGACGTGCTCGGGTTCACCATCCTCCTCGGCGGAGCCCTGTCGCTGGCGCTGGCGTTTCTGGTGGGGCGCACGCTGACGCGGCCCATCGAGACCTTGCGGGTGGCATCGGAGCGCGTGGGCGCGGGCAACCTGGAAACGCGCCTGACCGAAGAGCGCGATGACGAGTTCGGGACGGTGTTCCAAGCCTTCAATCGCATGGTGGCGCGCTTGCGCGCGACCCGTGAGGCTCTGACCCGCACGACGCGTCGCACTCAGGCCATCGTCGAGGAAGCCGCCACCGGCGTCATCGCGCTCGATCCGGAGGGGCGCGTCGTGCTGGTCAATCCCCGCGCCGAGGGGATCTTGGGAACGGATCTGGTCTTGGGTGAGACCGTTCCCGGAGACCGGGGCGAACGCGCCGCCGAGCTGGGACGTTGGATCGAGCGCTTCTTCGAGGACGGCCTTCCCGAGGGAACCGTCGAGTTCTCGTTCGGTGAACGCCGCGTGAGGGTGCGGGGTCGGCGGATCTCGCGAGCGGAGCCGTTGGGGGGCGCGGTATTCAGCCTGGCCGACGTCACCGATGAGATGCGGGCGGAGCGGGTCCTCGCCTGGGGGGAGATGGCTCGGCAGATCGCGCACGAGGTCAAGAACCCGCTGACACCGATCAAGCTGGGGGTCCAGCACCTGCAGCGGGCCTGGAGGGACGGCGCCGACGACTATGGAAACGTCCTCGAGCGCAACGCCAATGCGATCCTCACGGAGATCGACCGCCTCGCCCAGATCGCAGGGAGCTTCTCCCGCTTCTCGGCGCCGGGCGGGGAAGGCGGGGGTGCCCCCATCGAGCGGGTCGAGCTCGCGCCGGTGGTGGCCGATCTTCTGGCGCTGTACGAAACCAGCGACCGCGGTGTCCAATTCCGCAGCACCGTCCCGGACGGACTGCCTCCCGTGCAGGCCCGCGAAAGCGAGCTGAAGGAGGTCCTGGTGAACCTGTTGGAGAACGCCCGCGAAGCCGTGGGCTCCGAAGGGCGGGTCGAGGTTCGAGCGGCGGCGCTCCCGGGCCAGGTGGAGCTGGCGGTGGTCGACGATGGCGTGGGAATCTCGGAGGCGGATCTCGCACGCGTATTCGAGCCGCGCTTCTCGACGCGCTCCCGCGGGACGGGGCTGGGTCTCGCGATCGTGCGCCGCCTCATCGAGTCCTGGGGGGGCAGCGTCGAGGCCGAGAGCGAGCTCGGCCGCGGGACCACCATTCGGATGACGCTGCTGCCGTGGGCAGGGGAGGCCGAGACTGGCGGGTCCAGGGGCGAAGCGCGAGCTTGA
- a CDS encoding NAD(P)(+) transhydrogenase (Re/Si-specific) subunit beta produces the protein MNTLTIVQLAYLVSAMLFVFGLKRLGSPATARRGNQMAALAMLVAIVAAVLERGVLDWRMVALGLILGTLIGAVLARRVQMTSMPELVGAFNGFGGGASAVVAAAEFVRLSAMGNLPVMEGSTIMASTLIGAVTLSGSFVAFGKLQGMISGSPITFPLQKTVSALVFLALLAMGFVLVAQAPTHSIFWIFNGLALLLGIMLVIPIGGADMPVVISLLNSYSGLAASAAGFVIGNTILIIAGALVGASGLILTQLMCKAMNRSLTNVAFGAFGAVAGQAKISRGDRPVRDVDAEQVAMVLGYAQSVIIVPGYGLAVAQAQHELRKAADLLAERGVEVRYAIHPVAGRMPGHMNVLLAEADVPYDKLFDLDDINDEFERTDAVLIVGANDVVNPAARDPGSVIAGMPILDVDKARNVIVIKRSLSPGFAGIDNDLFYMDKTMMFFADAKAAISDLVRALREL, from the coding sequence ATGAACACACTGACTATCGTGCAGCTCGCCTACCTGGTGTCGGCGATGCTCTTCGTCTTCGGCCTCAAGCGCCTGGGCTCGCCCGCGACCGCTCGTCGGGGGAACCAGATGGCTGCCCTGGCCATGCTGGTGGCGATCGTAGCGGCCGTGCTCGAGCGCGGCGTGCTCGATTGGCGGATGGTGGCGCTGGGCCTGATCCTCGGTACGCTGATCGGCGCCGTCCTCGCGCGCCGCGTGCAGATGACCTCCATGCCGGAGCTGGTCGGCGCCTTCAACGGCTTCGGCGGTGGAGCCTCCGCAGTGGTGGCCGCCGCCGAGTTCGTTCGCTTGAGCGCCATGGGCAATCTGCCGGTCATGGAAGGCTCGACGATCATGGCGAGCACCCTGATCGGTGCCGTGACGCTCTCCGGTAGCTTCGTGGCCTTCGGCAAACTGCAGGGAATGATCAGCGGCAGTCCTATCACATTCCCGCTGCAGAAGACCGTGAGCGCGCTGGTGTTCCTGGCGCTCCTCGCCATGGGCTTCGTGTTGGTGGCTCAGGCACCCACCCACAGCATCTTCTGGATCTTCAACGGACTGGCACTCCTGTTGGGGATCATGCTCGTCATTCCCATCGGCGGTGCCGACATGCCGGTGGTGATCTCGCTGCTCAATTCCTATTCCGGTTTGGCTGCGTCGGCCGCCGGATTCGTGATCGGCAACACCATCCTCATCATTGCGGGAGCCCTGGTGGGCGCGTCGGGCCTCATCCTGACGCAGCTCATGTGCAAGGCCATGAACCGGTCCCTGACCAATGTCGCGTTCGGGGCCTTCGGCGCCGTGGCCGGACAGGCCAAGATCTCCAGGGGCGATCGGCCGGTCCGCGACGTGGACGCAGAGCAGGTCGCGATGGTGCTGGGCTATGCCCAGTCGGTCATCATCGTCCCGGGCTATGGTCTCGCGGTCGCACAGGCCCAGCACGAGCTCCGCAAGGCCGCCGACCTGCTCGCCGAGCGTGGCGTCGAGGTGCGGTACGCCATCCATCCGGTGGCGGGGCGCATGCCCGGACACATGAACGTGCTCCTGGCCGAGGCGGACGTGCCCTACGACAAGCTCTTCGACCTCGACGACATCAACGACGAGTTCGAGCGCACGGATGCGGTGTTGATCGTGGGCGCCAACGACGTGGTCAACCCTGCGGCCCGCGACCCGGGCAGCGTGATCGCGGGCATGCCCATCCTGGACGTGGACAAAGCCCGCAACGTGATCGTGATCAAGCGCAGCTTGAGCCCCGGCTTCGCCGGCATCGACAACGATCTGTTCTATATGGACAAGACGATGATGTTCTTCGCGGACGCCAAGGCCGCCATCTCGGATCTGGTGCGGGCGCTGAGAGAGCTCTGA
- a CDS encoding NAD(P) transhydrogenase subunit alpha: MGPLLIGLYVFVLSMLVGFEVITKVPPTLHTPLMSGANAISGITLIGALAVASMATTPLLTWLAVVAIVMATINVVGGFMVTDRMLQMFKRR, translated from the coding sequence ATGGGTCCCCTGTTGATCGGTCTCTACGTGTTCGTGCTGAGCATGCTGGTGGGCTTCGAGGTCATCACCAAAGTCCCACCTACGCTGCATACGCCTCTGATGTCGGGTGCCAACGCCATCTCCGGCATCACCCTGATCGGCGCGTTGGCTGTCGCATCCATGGCGACCACACCACTGCTCACCTGGCTCGCAGTCGTGGCCATTGTCATGGCGACGATCAACGTGGTCGGTGGTTTCATGGTCACCGATCGGATGCTCCAGATGTTCAAGCGGCGCTAG
- a CDS encoding Re/Si-specific NAD(P)(+) transhydrogenase subunit alpha — protein sequence MRIAVPRETHEGELRVALAPDACAKLAKKGHDIIVEAGAGTRAGFPDATYEAAGAKVTTGSPGWLAGADAVVRVQPPENEADTPEGSVLIAFLSPLTRPDLLQRLAARKVTAFAMEAVPRITRAQKMDALSSQATVAGYRAVLIAAQELPRFLPMFMTAAGTIPPAKVLILGAGVAGLQAIATARRLGAVVSAFDVRPAVKEQVQSLGATFLEAELDQSAETAGGYARALSDEEHQKELALIGSALPDMDAVITTAQIPGKPAPRLITRAMVETMRPGSVIVDLASESGGNCEVTRTGERVVHHGVTVVGPVNLPASLPYDASQMYGRNVQAFLEHLSPEGALHLDFEDEITKGACVTHAGEVRFGPARASLGLPPLAQPASATSQ from the coding sequence ATGAGGATTGCGGTTCCGCGAGAGACCCACGAGGGAGAACTGCGGGTCGCGCTCGCGCCGGACGCGTGTGCCAAGCTCGCCAAGAAGGGGCACGACATCATCGTGGAAGCCGGGGCCGGTACGCGGGCCGGCTTCCCCGACGCAACGTACGAGGCCGCGGGCGCCAAGGTGACGACGGGATCACCAGGCTGGCTCGCAGGTGCGGACGCGGTGGTGCGCGTTCAGCCCCCTGAGAACGAGGCCGACACGCCGGAGGGCTCGGTGCTGATCGCCTTCCTCAGCCCACTCACTCGCCCCGACCTCCTGCAGCGGCTGGCCGCGCGCAAGGTCACGGCGTTCGCCATGGAGGCGGTCCCGCGCATCACCCGGGCGCAGAAGATGGATGCTCTGTCCTCGCAGGCGACGGTGGCGGGGTACCGCGCCGTGCTGATCGCCGCGCAGGAGCTGCCCCGCTTCCTCCCCATGTTCATGACGGCCGCGGGCACGATCCCACCGGCAAAGGTCCTGATCCTCGGCGCCGGGGTCGCCGGCCTCCAGGCCATCGCCACCGCCCGCCGGCTGGGCGCGGTGGTGTCGGCCTTCGACGTGCGGCCCGCCGTGAAGGAGCAGGTGCAGAGCCTCGGAGCCACGTTCCTCGAGGCCGAGCTCGACCAGAGTGCCGAAACCGCCGGCGGCTACGCGCGCGCGTTGAGCGACGAGGAGCACCAGAAGGAGTTGGCGCTGATCGGAAGCGCTTTGCCCGACATGGACGCGGTGATCACCACCGCGCAGATCCCTGGGAAGCCCGCGCCCCGTCTGATCACCCGCGCCATGGTCGAGACCATGCGGCCGGGCTCGGTCATCGTCGACCTGGCTTCGGAGAGCGGAGGGAACTGCGAGGTGACCCGCACCGGTGAGCGCGTCGTCCATCACGGTGTGACGGTGGTGGGACCGGTCAATCTCCCAGCGAGTCTGCCCTATGACGCGAGCCAGATGTATGGCCGCAACGTCCAGGCCTTCCTCGAGCACTTGAGCCCCGAAGGGGCGCTACACCTCGACTTCGAAGACGAAATCACCAAAGGCGCCTGCGTTACCCACGCAGGCGAGGTCCGCTTCGGGCCGGCCCGGGCATCGCTCGGATTGCCGCCGCTGGCTCAACCCGCTTCCGCAACGTCCCAGTGA
- a CDS encoding YifB family Mg chelatase-like AAA ATPase has protein sequence MLARVRSAALLGIDSAPVDVEVDVSLGLPCFQVVGLPHGAVREGRDRVLAALTHVGCRIPPRRIVVNLAPADLPKEGSSFDLPIALGLLVGAELLAPAALSDTLFVGEVGLDGSVRPVRGALSVALACRSSGVSRLVVPDANAEEAAAVSGLDVFGVSHLSELVAQLRDPALAVVRRPARHPRETETRASPGLAAIRGQERAKRALEIAAAGGHNLLLEGPPGAGKTLLARALATLLPPLDEQEAIEVTRVHSVAGLLPAGASLLHARPFRAPHHTVSDAGLVGGGRPPRPGEASLAHLGVLFLDELPEFRRGALEALRQPLEEGHVTIGRARVTTRFPTRFQLVAAMNPCPCGLRGAQGIACACSEDSVRRYRARLSGPLLDRIDLFSWVPRVELNRLAGGGAGEGTEQGILQRIARARRAQKNRFPAVSAHTNAALALADLEHAVPLGPAPQRLLLRAADRWALSARAYHRVLRVSRTIADLDGIAQVEERHVAEALQFRREAS, from the coding sequence ATGTTGGCGCGTGTGCGTTCGGCGGCCCTGCTCGGAATCGACTCCGCTCCCGTCGATGTCGAGGTTGACGTTTCCCTGGGCCTGCCCTGCTTCCAGGTCGTGGGACTGCCCCACGGCGCGGTGCGGGAGGGGCGGGACCGCGTCCTTGCGGCCCTGACGCACGTCGGCTGCCGGATCCCTCCGCGGAGGATCGTCGTGAACCTCGCGCCGGCCGACCTGCCCAAGGAGGGGAGCTCCTTCGACCTACCGATCGCTCTCGGCTTGTTGGTGGGGGCCGAGCTCCTCGCGCCTGCGGCCCTCTCGGATACGTTGTTTGTCGGCGAGGTGGGTCTGGACGGTTCCGTGCGGCCGGTGCGCGGCGCCCTCTCTGTCGCCTTGGCCTGCCGCTCCTCCGGCGTGTCCCGGCTCGTCGTGCCCGACGCCAATGCGGAGGAGGCGGCAGCGGTCTCCGGCCTCGACGTCTTCGGCGTGTCCCATCTGTCTGAGCTGGTCGCGCAACTCCGGGATCCGGCGCTCGCCGTCGTTCGTCGCCCGGCGCGCCACCCACGGGAGACCGAGACCAGGGCGTCGCCCGGACTGGCGGCGATTCGTGGTCAAGAGCGCGCGAAGCGTGCCCTGGAGATCGCTGCTGCGGGAGGACACAACCTCCTTCTCGAAGGCCCGCCAGGAGCGGGGAAGACACTTCTGGCGCGGGCACTGGCGACGCTCCTGCCCCCACTGGATGAACAGGAGGCCATCGAAGTCACCCGAGTGCACTCGGTCGCCGGTCTCCTGCCGGCAGGCGCGTCGCTGCTCCATGCCCGCCCGTTCCGCGCGCCGCACCATACCGTCAGCGACGCGGGACTGGTCGGTGGTGGCCGGCCACCCCGGCCCGGCGAAGCGAGTCTCGCCCATCTGGGTGTGCTTTTCCTGGACGAGTTGCCGGAGTTCCGCAGGGGCGCGCTGGAGGCCCTTCGTCAACCGCTGGAGGAAGGGCACGTCACCATCGGTCGGGCACGGGTCACGACACGGTTCCCGACCCGCTTCCAATTGGTCGCGGCCATGAACCCGTGTCCCTGCGGACTTCGGGGTGCGCAGGGGATCGCCTGTGCCTGTAGCGAGGACAGTGTGCGACGCTACCGCGCACGGCTTTCGGGTCCGCTCCTCGATCGCATCGACCTCTTCAGTTGGGTGCCTCGCGTGGAGCTCAACCGTCTCGCGGGCGGAGGGGCCGGGGAGGGGACGGAGCAGGGCATCCTGCAGCGCATCGCGCGCGCCCGTCGTGCTCAGAAGAACCGGTTTCCGGCGGTCAGCGCGCACACGAACGCGGCTCTGGCCCTTGCGGACCTGGAGCACGCCGTGCCGCTGGGGCCGGCACCGCAACGGCTGTTGTTGCGGGCTGCGGACCGCTGGGCGTTGTCTGCCCGCGCCTACCACCGGGTGCTACGCGTCTCACGGACGATCGCCGACCTGGACGGGATTGCGCAGGTGGAAGAGCGCCACGTGGCCGAAGCGTTGCAGTTCCGCCGGGAAGCGTCCTGA
- a CDS encoding EamA family transporter, protein MSTARSEPGRLRILSAFAAVYIIWGSTYLAIRLAIETLPPFLMASIRFVVAGGVLYLWARVRGARAPSLGQWRSATIVGGLLLLCGNGGVVWAEQYVPSGIAALLVATVSLWIVLVDWGFGDRRRPTPLLWLGLAVGLGGVGLLVAHDDFGYGDAGGLVAAGVVVVAALAWASGSIYSRTAALPESPRLATAMEMLAGGVLLGVVGAATGELRVFDLSALSLRSLLALAYLIVFGALIAYPAYVWLLRVQPAARVATYSYVNPAVALFLGWALADEPLAPRTALAATVIVFSVGLITRETGVRRAPVRVAVRLDSAGEAPGLAETRVGTGSPAAALPTTSADS, encoded by the coding sequence ATGTCCACCGCGAGGTCGGAGCCGGGACGGCTTCGGATCCTGAGCGCTTTCGCCGCCGTCTACATCATCTGGGGATCGACCTACCTGGCCATTCGGCTGGCCATCGAGACCCTCCCCCCCTTCCTGATGGCCTCCATTCGCTTCGTGGTCGCCGGAGGTGTGCTGTATCTCTGGGCGCGGGTGCGGGGAGCCCGGGCCCCGTCGCTGGGGCAGTGGCGCAGTGCGACCATCGTCGGGGGACTGCTGCTGCTCTGCGGCAACGGCGGCGTCGTGTGGGCCGAGCAGTACGTGCCTTCGGGAATCGCCGCGCTTCTCGTGGCGACCGTCTCCCTTTGGATCGTGCTCGTGGACTGGGGATTCGGAGATCGTCGCCGTCCCACGCCCCTGCTCTGGCTGGGCCTGGCGGTAGGCCTGGGGGGGGTGGGCCTGCTGGTGGCGCACGATGACTTCGGATACGGGGACGCGGGCGGCCTGGTGGCGGCTGGGGTCGTTGTGGTGGCCGCGCTCGCCTGGGCGTCTGGCTCGATCTATTCGAGAACGGCCGCGTTGCCCGAGTCTCCGAGGCTGGCCACAGCCATGGAGATGCTCGCGGGCGGCGTGCTCCTCGGCGTGGTCGGTGCGGCCACGGGAGAGCTGCGGGTCTTCGATCTGTCCGCGCTTTCGCTGCGCTCCCTCCTCGCGCTGGCCTATCTGATCGTGTTCGGAGCCCTCATTGCCTATCCTGCGTACGTCTGGCTGCTGCGCGTGCAGCCTGCCGCACGCGTGGCGACCTATTCCTACGTGAACCCGGCCGTGGCGCTCTTCCTCGGGTGGGCCTTGGCGGACGAGCCGTTGGCGCCGCGCACGGCCTTGGCTGCGACGGTGATCGTGTTTTCAGTGGGGTTGATCACCCGCGAGACGGGAGTACGGCGGGCGCCCGTTCGGGTGGCGGTGCGTCTGGACTCCGCTGGCGAGGCCCCGGGCCTGGCCGAGACCAGAGTCGGGACGGGAAGCCCTGCGGCTGCCTTGCCCACGACCTCGGCGGATTCATAG
- the thpR gene encoding RNA 2',3'-cyclic phosphodiesterase: protein MRLFVAINLSQADQRKIADATEGLRAASYPLRWLDPDTYHLTLKFLGNVDPLRVTEISERLDRIGAGNGSFTLECKGFGAFPTIRKPRILWLGVDPSPALRCLKQDLEWSLGELGFERETRAFHPHVTLARGTEEGAGAFRGLDEHVARLRHKQRTTVRTIELMQSHLGRDGARYAVVHQSALAPRTT, encoded by the coding sequence ATGCGCCTGTTCGTCGCGATCAACCTCTCCCAGGCCGACCAGCGCAAGATCGCTGACGCGACCGAAGGCCTGCGTGCCGCCAGCTACCCACTTCGCTGGCTGGATCCCGACACGTACCACCTCACCCTGAAGTTCCTGGGCAATGTCGATCCGCTGCGTGTCACCGAGATCTCGGAACGGTTGGACCGCATCGGAGCCGGCAACGGCTCCTTCACCCTCGAATGCAAGGGGTTCGGTGCCTTTCCCACCATCCGCAAGCCGCGCATCCTGTGGTTGGGGGTCGATCCCTCGCCGGCCCTGCGCTGCCTCAAGCAAGACCTGGAATGGAGCCTCGGGGAACTGGGCTTCGAGCGGGAGACGCGTGCCTTCCATCCCCACGTGACGCTGGCGCGCGGCACTGAGGAGGGGGCCGGCGCGTTTCGCGGCCTCGACGAGCACGTCGCCCGACTCCGGCACAAACAACGCACCACGGTGCGGACCATCGAGCTCATGCAGAGTCACCTGGGGCGTGACGGGGCCCGCTATGCCGTCGTACACCAGAGCGCCCTGGCGCCTCGGACCACCTGA